CTCTTCTGGCTTTCACTCATCAGGCCACCAAAGGCCAGATCAGCAAGGTGTTCTCAGCCATGCTCGCCATACACCCCGACAAACCAGGTACAGAAGATTGTGCTTTTCAGTCTGTTGTCGCTCCCATTCGTACCTTCCACTGTCATGTTTCAGTGTAGTAACCCCCAATCTTGAGGACTGACACAACAAGTGCATGATCAGGATAAATAGGAAGATGATGTCACCTACAAATACAAAGTAATAGTGACTTTGTTCCTCTCCATCTTAAGCCCTGTGGATCATGGCAGCCAAGAGTGAGCTGGAGGATAGAAGTTCCTCTGAAAGTGCCAGACACCTGTTTCTGAGGGCTCTGCGCTTCCATCCAAACAACAAGAAAGTCTACCAGGAGGTAAAAGAGTCCACCACCCTGTTAAGAGAAACTCTGGTTTGCTTGAACAAAATTCAGATGAAAAGAGGgatgattgtgattgtgtgtttgtcaaataTTCGTTCCTAATTTTCTCCAACAACCCTGCGTTAGTACTTCCGCATGGAGCTGCTGCATTGTGAGAAACTgaggaagcagaagaaagagctggagaaagCTGAGATGGACCTGGTGAGTGTGTCACAAATCGAACACAAACAGTGGGAACTGCAAAAagtcaatacacacacatgcacagaagcTTTCACTTTCTATTCAGCACCTGAACAACcgctcttctctcctcccaggGTGAATATGAGTTTTCTCCAGAGATCCTGAGTGCTAAACTGGCTGAGGTTGTGTACAGAGATGCTACAGGGAAAATCAAAGGTTGGCTTTTTATTACGTTTATTTATaattctgtgcaaaaaaaaagacataaaaatcatatttttcataatttccATAATCAATATTATCAGTAAGTGTTACATTTgtacagttttttaaaaagtggtaaCATCTCTTGCAGTCTTTTTGAAATGCTTTCAACAACTAGGGCTGGGTATCGCCAGTGCTGCcaacataataataatggcaACAGGGACAAAAagatatttcctgatttaaacTAGAATTTTGTCAATTTATATTGCCTATTTGTATTTTGAGTAAGAACAATTCTACACTTTTACGtgttggtttttgtatggatttaACAAATTAGCACTTTTGAGgagctggtaggcagatttgaacttttggacagagccaggctagttcGCCTTTTCATCTGCAAAAAGTGTTCCTCCCACATTGACAATCTATTAGCAACAGAAATTCTCAGATCTGGTCACTTTACCTTTGTGTTACTGATCTTTTTGTTCAACAGAAGCAGAGTTTGTCATCTCACTTCTGAACATAGCAGCTATCTTTGACTTCACCAAAGAACTCCAGGACTTCATCCTGCAAGAGTAAGGCACCAGCTTACGTACAGAagagtttcttttttactgCTTTCTTCAACTCAAACAGAACCTTCCTTCTCCCCTCCCCTTGCCTTGCAGCTTACAGACTAACTACACAGAAGACAGCTTGACGTGGGATTTCATGGCTAAGAGGGAGCTGGAGGCTCCGGGAGCTGGGGAGGAGCTGCAGACAGCCAAAGGCCGGGCCTCAGATATCAACCGCAGAGAGGAGCGCTGCTGCCAGGTCTACGAGGAGGGGCTCAAGAGTCTCAACACCGGTAGGAGCtcgtacatacacacagagaaacaacatttctttacGATGTAGTGGTACTTATATTACCAAACAAGATTTACTTCATTTTAGTTATTAATTCCCTACCCTTAATTTATTTTGCACATATTGTCAATGTCATTCGTTGAATTTAAATTGGTTTTGGCAATTTTTTGTCAAGAAGTCTGATCCATGTAGCCTAAAACGTTTAAAACAAGATAAATTTGGCTATCTGAAAACTATGGGTGCCCTGTGTTAATTCACTGCTTGTATAGTCCCTGCCAACTTTATGTGTCAGCATAAGAAATCATTGCTGTGCTTTGCGCTGCAGAGCCCATGTGGACTGTCTATGTGGCCTTCTGCTTGgaaaggatgaagaggaagaccAACGTCCAAGAGCTGAAGGAAAAGGTAAGTGTTGCTACGACAGTTTGTTTGCTCCTGAGGATAAAACATTGTACACCAAATGATGTCAatggcttcagtgttttggagATAAATCCTGACtcggttttgtgtgtgtgtgtgtgtgtgtgtgtctcacagaGGCAGGAGAGGCTGCTGGGAGTGCTGCAGCGCGCCCACGACTCCTCACTGCTGAAGCAGGATTATTATAAGAAATGGGTAAGAAAGTGTCTTCATAAATGTGTAACTGGAATCATCGGGCCCTTAAGCCTTCATGGTTCAGTCtcgtttcatttgaataatgacTCGTCAAATGTCTGCATTCGTTTAGATTGTTTGGCTGTGTGAGAGCAGCGCCAGTCAAAGTCTGGTGATACTGACAAACGTCTTTGAATGCTTGTCAGTCTCAGTCACAGTTCATGAGGAGTGACAATGTAACTATACTCAAACAAAGAACAATGTTTACATCTGAAGCTAGTCAGCAGTTAGTCATACTTGTTAATCCtagcacaacaaaaaaacaaacaaattgtgaAGTAATGTTCAAGGTTCGAGACAGTTAATTAGACCTAGTGGCCTTAAAGGCTCATGCCAtgcagccatcttggttttgaacCATCAGTGCAGGCCAGTCCCTCTCTGTTGTTTACCATCTAATTAAGAGAAAAGAAGTCCATAAAATAACACAGAACACCTTCTTTGACGTCCTCTTGCTGCCAAAATCGCATGTTAACAAAACTCTGTTGAGTAAACGAGTTATTAGTTATTTACAAGTCCTATTTCACTTTTCACCGGGCAGTGTGAGCCTCAACAAGTCAAGCATAAAAATGTAACACTGGTTTTCAACTATGATTAGAACCAAAGTCAACAAAGTGAGTGTGATTGCAAGATGGAGTGCTTTTTGTTGTCACTAGTATTGATCGGTCAATATGGATAGTGTTGCTTTGCCTTGTAGCACTTTTGGggtattcatttattaatgcctatattctgtatttattaacCAGCAGAGGTGGTGctgaatgattttaaaaaaggagatgGAAAGAGGGGAAAGTGTTTCTTGATTGAACTTTCGCTTAGAttttgaaatgaagtgaaattaaaagaggtAATAATGTTGCAAAGCGCCACTGCACTGATGTGTGGAAACGACCAACACAATGTCCTCCATGTGACCAGCTGCAGATGCTGCTCTCATCTGGAGATGCTGAGGGAGCGGCCAACGTTGCCATGGCAGCCACGCAGCGCTACAGCCTATCGGTGTCAGTGTGGAGCCTGAGTCTGCAGACGCTAATGCAGCTGGGGAGTGAGAGAGACGTGGGCAGGCTATTCCAGgacgctctcacacacattaatcCCAAGgtacacagagcacacacacacacacacacacacacacacacacacacacacacacactcacacacacactctttaacTCTACATAATTAGTTCTCAATCACGTCGAGTTTGGTAATTTTCTCTGCTTACACTGAGCACCACATCATTTGCTGCTCCTACTGTACCAGTGTAATTGTTCTCCTTggaaacacatggacacacacactcacacatcagcCACCAGCACTGCTGTATAAGTGGGCCATCTCCTTGGCCCAATTAGTCTCTATTCCATTATATTAAGTTCCTCAAATGGTTTCCTCCGCCCCCCTTCTATGTGTGAGGAAAACTGAAGCCTTCAGTtataaacaacatgaaaattATTATAGGTAATTTGTGTAATTAGTTATTTGAATCACACCTTAGCTTAATTTAACACGAAGGGTGTAAATGAGTAGGATTACTGTTTAACACTATACTCTTGACTATAAGCTTTGTATGGGGAGTGAGCTATTCCTTAGAAATCCCCTGCAACACCTCAGGTATTCGAAGGTAGTCATCGTGTTTTTCTTGACATTGTCATTAAGCTAGCATTGATGGGTTTGTTCTGTTAAGTATAGCTTTCTGAACTCAActtctattaaaaacaaattaattttgtgTTGCCCTTCACATTGTTGCACCGTACATCCCAGTATAATGCTGCATGACTCAGCCACAGGCCTTTATAGTAGTGAGCAGAAtagctggttgttgttgtggtgggggTTTCACAAGACTGTAGCTGAGCTGAGAAGTAGCTGTGTGAGGAGGATTACTACACCGCTGCTGATTAGGCAAGTCGTTTTTAAGTGTTGGGAAATAGTATAAACCCCCAGGGGTTTTCTGTCTGGTATGTTGAACAATAAAATGCTACCATACTGCACGGCTCAGAAGTATAGATAAATGAATGAGGACGATGTGGACGTTCTCTCTTAATCCAGCTTGATGTTGTAtacttgtgtgtattttctaaAGGCCTGTTGACGTGTTGGGAGCGGAGAATGCTCAATGCTACACTAGgatacttttttaaaatctcaGTATATAATGGGGGCAGCATGGGTCTGATTCAAACTCGGCATGCTCGCGTAGACTAAAAGCAGATATTGTGCAACATTGACAACACTAACGTCCGCTCAGTGCTGCGGGAAGCAAGCAGACTCCCTGCTGAGCAGGGTACTGAAGCCAACTAATAGCTAAATCTCTTCTGTCCTGTCTTGACAGGAGAGTCTCCCACTTTGGCAGTTGCAGATCCAGTGGAGCGTAGCCAACCAGAGTCCCGAGGAGACAGAAGCCGTCTTCAAGGTAGTCCACCTGAATCCACCAGATTCAGTTTGA
The sequence above is a segment of the Enoplosus armatus isolate fEnoArm2 chromosome 2, fEnoArm2.hap1, whole genome shotgun sequence genome. Coding sequences within it:
- the utp6 gene encoding U3 small nucleolar RNA-associated protein 6 homolog gives rise to the protein MAEIVQQRIEERIPELEQLERVGLFTKKEVKSIIKRATALEYKLHRLIVNKEDFIAYIQYEINILELIKKRRAHIHYQFKREEIEFPVIHRINSVFRRATNKWKDDVQLWLSHVAFCKKWATKGQISKVFSAMLAIHPDKPALWIMAAKSELEDRSSSESARHLFLRALRFHPNNKKVYQEYFRMELLHCEKLRKQKKELEKAEMDLGEYEFSPEILSAKLAEVVYRDATGKIKEAEFVISLLNIAAIFDFTKELQDFILQDLQTNYTEDSLTWDFMAKRELEAPGAGEELQTAKGRASDINRREERCCQVYEEGLKSLNTEPMWTVYVAFCLERMKRKTNVQELKEKRQERLLGVLQRAHDSSLLKQDYYKKWLQMLLSSGDAEGAANVAMAATQRYSLSVSVWSLSLQTLMQLGSERDVGRLFQDALTHINPKESLPLWQLQIQWSVANQSPEETEAVFKRGLLSAVAAVAMEMKEGYLDWSYSTGGYKKARKTFTSLQENRPLSKAFFTRMIQMEKEQETPKMNNLRDYYERALQEFGTSDDDLWLQYIREELGPLGQPVNCGKIHWRAMKFLEGESVERFISKYTLLQTGHL